In Sphingobacterium sp. SYP-B4668, the sequence CCTTTCCCATATAATCCCGGGCGGCATCCGCAGCGGCTTCCAATACCGATGCCGGAAGAATCGCTGGGCCTGGATTAAAATTATGCTTATTGTTCATGATGCAAGTGATTTAGTGCTGTGTTTTGATGCGGCAAAATTAAAGAATCATTGGCCCCCTTCAGTAGTCCAGAAATGATAAAACAAACAGACCAGAACAGTCGTTCTTCCCCCCAGATATCGATGGCTCTGGACTATTCGTTATTTACATACTGGACTAATCAACAGCATCTCCAAAGCTTTATTTTTGTCATAAACATCAAACCACAATAGCAAAATAAAGATGAATACTTTCGATGTCTTTCATAAATTGCCGATAGAAATAGTAAAAGGACAAGGCTCGTATGTTTGGGACAGACAACAGCACAAATTTCTCGATTTATATGGTGGTCATGCCGTCATTTCGGTAGGTCATGCCCATCCACATTATGTGGCTAAACTGAAAGAACAATTGGACCAAATTGGCTTCTATTCCAATAGCGTAAAAATGCCTTTACAAGATTTGATTGCCCATAAACTAGGGACATTGTCGGGATTGAAAGATTATCAGTTGTTTTTGTGCAATTCAGGAGCCGAGGCCAATGAGAATGCCTTAAAACTGGCCTCATTCCATAATGGTCGAAAGATGACAATATGCTTTTCTGGAGCATTCCATGGACGCACCTCGCTTGCAGTGGCCACGACCGACAATCCGAAAATCAGAGCACCAATCAACGAAACACCCAACGTCATTCGGCTACCGTTCAATAATAGTGAAGCATTATTGGATACCTTTTCAAAAATGGGCAATGAGATCAGTTCCGTAATCGTAGAGGGCATCCAAGGCGTCGGTGGAATCATTCCCGCAGACCCCATTTTTCTACGAACCATTCGAGAGTGTTGCTCCTGCTATGGTGCAATTTATATTGCCGATGCCATCCAATGTGGGTATGGACGTACTGGCCAATTCTATTCACATGATATTGCCGGGGTGAAGGCCGATATCTATACGATGGCCAAGGGTATGGCCAATGGCTTTCCGATAGGTGCTTTATCCATTACCAATACGATCCAGCCTAGCCTAGGCCTATTGGGCACAACATTTGGCGGAAGCTATCTCGCATGTGCCGCCAGTTTGGCTGTATTGGAAATATTTGAACAAGAAAAATTGATTTCCAATGCCAAGGAGACTGGACAGTACCTCATGAATGAACTATCAAAGATGGAACGAATTGTCGCAATAAGAGGACGCGGGCTGATGATTGGAATAGAGCTTCCGAAGGAGTTAGGCTTTATTCGCCAACAACTGATGGAACATGACCATATATTGACTGGCGAAGCTGGCCCACACACTATCCGAGTATTGCCAGCACTTAATCTATCGCGTCAAGATGCCGACATATTCTTAACGGCATTACAATATCGCTTGTCTCGCGCGTAAGCTGCATCTCTCCCGCAGCTTACATTTTCATCCTGCGTATTTCCCTCCTTTGTTGTAAAAGGAAAGTTGTTCTTATACGCTTGTTTGTGCGCAAATCCCCACGGATAACTTGTTAATTTAAAAATTAACCCTAAATTCGTAACACGCCTAACTTAAGGAGCCTGTTTTTGGACATAAGTCCTTCATAAAAGTTGGATATATGTGTAGAACAAATTTAAAGTTGACCATTGGCGACATCATTGGAGGAGCCTTGAGACCATCATCAATACTAGCGACATATGAATAACAAATTAGTCCTATTGATAACCTTCGTATGCCTTGTTGGACGAAGCCTAGCACAAGACAACCCGCGTCCGAATATTGTGGTCTTTTTTGTAGACGACCTGGGTTGGCAAGATACATCCGAACCCTTCTACACCGAAAAAACTCCGATAAACAAAAGTTTTCATACCCCTTATGTAGAGCGCCTAGCCAAGGATGCCGTCAAATTCACAAATGCCTACGCCACTGCCGTCTGTACACCCTCGCGCATCAGTTTCCTGACAGGAATCAATGCAGCACACCATCGTGTTACCAATTGGACACATCCCAAGGCCAATACCCCGACAGACAATGAAGATAATTTGTTGCTACCCCCTGATTGGAATATCAATGGATTAAGCCCGATTGCGGGTATACCACACACGGTATATGCAACCCCTTTTCCACAAATACTCAAAGACAATGGGTATCACACCATCCACATTGGTAAAGCCCATTGGGGTGCTGCTGGGACACCGGGAGCCAATCCATTGAACTTAGGATTCATCGTAAACGTTGGCGGCCATTCAGCCGGACATCCACAAAGCTACTACGGTGAGCAAAATTATGGCAACATCCCTGGAAAAGCCAGCCATCAGGCGGTCCCCGATCTCATGGAATACTATGGCTCCCCCATATTTTTGACTGAAGCCCTTACCCAACAGGCCATCAAAGCTATCCAAACACCTATAGATCGCAAGACACCGTTTTTGCTGAACTTCTCAAACTATGCCGTCCATGTACCTATACAACCCGACCCACGATTCGTACAACGTTATCTAGACCAGGGATTGGATGCAAATGAAGCAGCCTATGCCTCTCTGGTAGAAGGCTATGACAAAAGTATGGGAGATATCATCGATTTTTTGAAAGAACAGGGCGTCTATGATAATACGATTATCATCTTCGTGAGCGACAATGGCGGATTGAGCTTACATCCTGCACGGACAAATGCCAGTCATACCCAAAACCTACCGCTCAAAGCCGGGAAAGGATCGTTGTATGAAGGCGGTATCCGTGTACCTTTGCTGATTAAAGGCGTCAATCAGAAAAAAGGGATAACCAGAGATACTCCTGTCATCATGGAAGATCTCTTTCCGACCATCTTACATCTGGCTAATATATCCAACTATACCACCGTCCAACCAGCTTTAGATGGGCAGAATATAGCTGAACTCATGAGTTCTAAAAAGCAGGATGCCAAATGGGACAAAAGAATACTCGTATGGAATTATCCCAATAAATGGATACCGACAGATGGGCCTGCAATCAATTTCTTTTCAGCAATACGACAAGGAGACTATAAGTTGCTATACGACATGAAAAATGGACGTCTAGAACTCTATAACCTAACAAAAGACATTGGCGAGACCGATAATTTGGTACACAAAATGCAATCGAAGACTACGGAAATGAGCCGCTTGCTTGCCGAGCAACTTAGGAGCTGGAAGGCTCAATTGCCGACCTACAAAACCACCGGTCATCCTGTACCCTTTCCTGATGAGTTAAAGTAGTCAATTGCAGTGCGGGACAATAATGCCGTGGACATGAACTACCAGCATGTTTCGACACTAATGATTAAGAATGAGGCACGCTCCTAAAAGACCTCTTCATACCAAGCTCGTCTTTCATTCCTCCGAAACCAATCAACGCTTTCATTTTTGTAGCCATATTTTTCTTTTTTGTGCCTTCGGCCGTAAGCTATTAGCCATAAGCGGTTTCTAAAACACTGCTCGCGAGGTCAGTAACAATAGGACAAACATAGGGCAGCGCCCGAGGTGAAAAGAATAATAAACGCCAAAGAACGCGAAAGAAAAAAACAGCCATCCTTTCACGTCTTTCGCGTCCACTAAAGATTTACACAATTATGGGACACTGCCCTGATACTCCCAAAAACGCATAGTAGTTTGAGCCAAACTGCTAGTAGTTTGGCTCAAACACATAGCAGTTTACGACAAACGCACAACACTTGTTCACCAAGTCATAGCACTTTTTCGATAAGGCATAGCAGTTTGCGACAAACGCACGACACTTGTCCAACAAGTCATAGTACTTATTGGATAACGTATAGCAGTTTGCGACAAACGTATAGCAGTTGTTCACAAAGTCATAGCACTTGTCGGATAAAGCAGAGCAGTTTGCAACAAACGCAGAGCACTTGTTCACAAAGTCTTGGCACTTGTTCGAAATCTATATCCTGTTTGGCTCAACTTACTAGGAGTTTATAACAAACTACTTACCGTTTTTCCACCTTACCGGTTCATAAAGGTCTTTGCGAATGGACTACAATCTCCCCTTTGATAGGGGACGTGCATAATTAGTGTGTTTGATGATTCCGCTTGCTACCCCCGAAATCGTTAATGTCATCTCTTCTTCCCAAACTTCACCAACTTTTAGATTGGTATCCATGCTCTTCATAACGCCAGCCGAAGTGTTAACGCCATTCATAGATGTTGCTCCATGTAAAGATGTGAACACACCGTTGTCTTCTCGAAAACCATCTGTAGATTCAATATCTTCATTTAATCCGATAGGTTCGACTTGAAAATAAGTTTTCCCTCCATGGTTAATCTTTTTATAGATGTGATAAGTATAGGTGTCTTTGGCATCTTTTAGGTCTGTCATATTCCATTTATTACCAATAGCATAACGCCAATAAGAAATGCTTGTTGGATTGCCTCCATTCCCATCGTTCCCATCATCGTTGAAACCATTATCATCTGATGTACTGCACGAAGCAAAAATCATAAATAAATTAAGTATTTAATGGTAGTCTTCATAGTCATTTAATATTTTAAGTTATTTAACACGGATCAATTCCACTCGACGGTTTTTAGCTTTATTTTCTTCCGAATTGTTGGCAACCAAAGGTTTTTCAGAACCGAAACCTATAGCTGATAATCGAGCTTTGTCAATTCCATTTGCAATGAGATTATCCACTACAGCATTAGCACGGTCTTTTGATAGCTTTTTATTGTGTAACGCATCGCCTGTATTGTCGGTATGCCCTTCAATAGCAATTATTAAGTTTTTATCTTTTTGAAGTGCTTCTGCGATTTGTATTACCACTTCTCTTCCTTCAGCCGTGATATTTGACTTATCTACATCAAAATTGATATATAAAATAGATTTTCCTGTTTCCGAAAGATCTTTCACAATTTCATCGGCCGTTACTTTTGTAACGGTTTGTTTAAAAGCTTCTTCCTGTACAATATTTAATTTTCCTCCTGCATTATTCGAAGTGAATTGGATATAAATATTCCCTTTGTCTTTACTTCGAATAATAAAAAACTGGATGTTTTGGTTCCAATAGCCCATGTCACCAGAACCACCTTTATTAGGGTCTTGTTTGTTATAACGATCGTATTCTTCTCGGGTGATTTCACCATCAAAAACCTTAACTGCTCCAACTGAAAGCAAATAATCTTCCATACTTTTTTCGAAATAGCGTTGCGAATATTCTTCACCGCGAACTGCGCCAACATTTGCTTTATACAATTTACCTTCAAAAGGAGTCATGACACCATTGATCGGGAAGAAACAAATATCAAATTTACTTTGTATAGCGCCTTTGTGAGCTTCTAATCCTTCTGGAAGGTTGATGAAAGGAAAATCCCCAATATCGGCAGTAGAAAACGCAATGTCTTCTATATTGAAATCGGCAGCTGGATTCGCTTCTTCTGTTTTTACTTCATTAGATTCAACGGAAGTTTCTAATGCATTGTGTTCATTATTTTCTTGTTGTTTCGCAGGTTGATTACAGGATACAATCAAAGCTGATAAACCAAGAATAAAGGCTGTTTTTTTCATTTTTATATAAATTTTAAAAGGGCTAAAGATAAATGTTTTCCTTTTCAAAAAAAAAGAATTTAATTTATTGGTTTACGACATCAAAATCAAAACGAACATCTGTTTCGGATTGCGCATCAGTACTAATACTAAGATTTTGATTAGAGCCATAATAATGAAAAAAAACTTCTAAACTTCCAGATAAAGAAGCAATATCTTGTGTGTTTTCGCCAAAAAAAGCACCTGTTTCTACAGTAAAAGTTTTAGGAGTTAAGAATGAGTAAGATTCGTTTGGTTTTGGAGTAACTTTTAATTTATTACTACCTCTTTTTGTAACTATAACAATAGCGCCATGCCATTCGTTTTGATCACCTGGGTTATAAGATGATGAATACAATTTGCCTTTGTACGCTCCCACCTCGACTCCAATAGGTGATTCCGTGTGGCGCAGACCTGTTGTACATGTCCGAAAAATATATGTATATTGTAGCAGCAGATGAGACATTAAGTAATATCGCTGTAAAAGATAGCATCGGATTTGGAGTCGATGAGCAAATTGTAGAACAACTATCTGAAACTAAAGACAGGAAAGCAGCAGTAGTTTAGGGCAAGCCGCCACGAGTAGTGTATTCGCGCCTGATGACGGCGTTGCTAGAGAAGAAATAACACAAGCTTACTTATAACCCAATTAGATTTAAAACTATTACAGAAATGAAATTTATATACCTCATGGTGACAACATTGTTGTTGACATTTTTAAGCTGTAAATCCGATAATCAAGGGACCTTCGCGAATGAAGATTACTCAATCTCGTACAATAAGAGTTATGATATGGATGACTCAGGTATAAATGGCACTGATTTATACATCGTGCTACCTCACGACGTGAATCAGAATTTCAGGAACAACATCAACCTACTCGTGCAGGACCTTACAGAGGCCAACCTTAATCTGGAGCAGTTTGTCGAGCTAACCGAATCCCAAATAAAATCTTCTGGACAGCTGATCAAGAGCGAAAAGATGAATCAGAATGGTACGGAATATCAGTCTATAATATTTGAAGCAAACTTTGGAGAGGGCGATCTAAAATTTTTACAACATGATTTCGTTCAAAACAATAAAGCGTATATACTCACCTACACCGCAACAGTGGATACATTTGAAGAAAACCTTTCAAAAGCCCAAGAGGTAATGAACAGTTTTAAGCTGAAGACCAAGGGTAAATAATCGGGGCTTCCCACAAACTGATTATAAACACGAGAGATAAAGCCATGAATTTATTGAAAAACATAATAATCGTAGGAATATTTTCTCTATATACTCCATCAGTATTTGCGCAGGCTTATCTTAACCTAGATTTTGAGAGTCAAAGGGGGAACAAATTGAATAGATGGGCAATACCCAATGTAGGCGCTACTTATACATTAGACAGCTTAGAAAAAATTAGTGGAAGCTACAGCCTCAAGGTAAACAAAACCAATCCGAGCGATAGTATAGGTGCTTTCTTCCGGAATGAATTTCCGGTGGAATACGCAATTGGAAGAGAGTTGATTTTGAAGGGGAAAATCAAGACCACCACCAAGGACAAAGGAAATGCAGGATTAATGCTGATCGTACTAGGCGAAAACAACAAGCTGCTCCTATATGATGATATGAAAGATAGGCGATTAACAGGAAATTCGGACTGGCAGGAAATCTATATTAAAGCGAAAATTGATTCCAATGCTAAATTTATATTATTTGGAGGAATATGTGCGGGCCAGGTGACCGCTTGGTTTGACGATTTCAAAATAACAATAGACGGTAAAGAATATAATGCTTCCGCCCCCAGAATAGAAGCACTCTCTAAGAGCGAAATCGAAGTACTCAGAGAGTACTGCTATCCACTGAAATCTTTTGACCCTATGCTTAAAGATCAAAAAGACCTAAAGATACTGGATAAACTGGTCGCAGACGCAAAAATTGTTGCTCTGGGAGAGGTATCGCATGGATCCAGCGAAATCTTCAAGATGAAACATAGGCTGATACAATACCTCGCGGAGAAAAACAACTTTGACATATTTTCGATGGAGGCTAATATGCCCGAAGCCTATCAGCTTAATGTGGAGATTGCTCATAATCGAACAAACAACTTAAACTTGCTCAATAGACTGTACTTTTGGTGCTGGAATACGAGCGAGATTTCGGATATGATCAGATGGATGGGCCATTACAATAAGTACGGCCGGAGGCTTACTTTTTCAGGATTTGATATGCAGTACTATCAAGGATCTATAAGAGAGCTCAAAGATGGCTTTGGATACCAAGAGATTATCCACAAGGAAATAGATGCACTATCTCACATATTGGCCAAGATACATGAATTGTTTTTTAAAACTGGACAAATCACTATACCATCGGAACAGGCAGGAGAAATATCCGAGCACCTTAAGAATATAAAGGTTGCCATTGATAAAAAATATACAGGACTTAATAATGATAGGA encodes:
- a CDS encoding aspartate aminotransferase family protein is translated as MNTFDVFHKLPIEIVKGQGSYVWDRQQHKFLDLYGGHAVISVGHAHPHYVAKLKEQLDQIGFYSNSVKMPLQDLIAHKLGTLSGLKDYQLFLCNSGAEANENALKLASFHNGRKMTICFSGAFHGRTSLAVATTDNPKIRAPINETPNVIRLPFNNSEALLDTFSKMGNEISSVIVEGIQGVGGIIPADPIFLRTIRECCSCYGAIYIADAIQCGYGRTGQFYSHDIAGVKADIYTMAKGMANGFPIGALSITNTIQPSLGLLGTTFGGSYLACAASLAVLEIFEQEKLISNAKETGQYLMNELSKMERIVAIRGRGLMIGIELPKELGFIRQQLMEHDHILTGEAGPHTIRVLPALNLSRQDADIFLTALQYRLSRA
- a CDS encoding sulfatase, which encodes MNNKLVLLITFVCLVGRSLAQDNPRPNIVVFFVDDLGWQDTSEPFYTEKTPINKSFHTPYVERLAKDAVKFTNAYATAVCTPSRISFLTGINAAHHRVTNWTHPKANTPTDNEDNLLLPPDWNINGLSPIAGIPHTVYATPFPQILKDNGYHTIHIGKAHWGAAGTPGANPLNLGFIVNVGGHSAGHPQSYYGEQNYGNIPGKASHQAVPDLMEYYGSPIFLTEALTQQAIKAIQTPIDRKTPFLLNFSNYAVHVPIQPDPRFVQRYLDQGLDANEAAYASLVEGYDKSMGDIIDFLKEQGVYDNTIIIFVSDNGGLSLHPARTNASHTQNLPLKAGKGSLYEGGIRVPLLIKGVNQKKGITRDTPVIMEDLFPTILHLANISNYTTVQPALDGQNIAELMSSKKQDAKWDKRILVWNYPNKWIPTDGPAINFFSAIRQGDYKLLYDMKNGRLELYNLTKDIGETDNLVHKMQSKTTEMSRLLAEQLRSWKAQLPTYKTTGHPVPFPDELK
- a CDS encoding OmpA family protein: MKKTAFILGLSALIVSCNQPAKQQENNEHNALETSVESNEVKTEEANPAADFNIEDIAFSTADIGDFPFINLPEGLEAHKGAIQSKFDICFFPINGVMTPFEGKLYKANVGAVRGEEYSQRYFEKSMEDYLLSVGAVKVFDGEITREEYDRYNKQDPNKGGSGDMGYWNQNIQFFIIRSKDKGNIYIQFTSNNAGGKLNIVQEEAFKQTVTKVTADEIVKDLSETGKSILYINFDVDKSNITAEGREVVIQIAEALQKDKNLIIAIEGHTDNTGDALHNKKLSKDRANAVVDNLIANGIDKARLSAIGFGSEKPLVANNSEENKAKNRRVELIRVK
- a CDS encoding erythromycin esterase family protein, giving the protein MNLLKNIIIVGIFSLYTPSVFAQAYLNLDFESQRGNKLNRWAIPNVGATYTLDSLEKISGSYSLKVNKTNPSDSIGAFFRNEFPVEYAIGRELILKGKIKTTTKDKGNAGLMLIVLGENNKLLLYDDMKDRRLTGNSDWQEIYIKAKIDSNAKFILFGGICAGQVTAWFDDFKITIDGKEYNASAPRIEALSKSEIEVLREYCYPLKSFDPMLKDQKDLKILDKLVADAKIVALGEVSHGSSEIFKMKHRLIQYLAEKNNFDIFSMEANMPEAYQLNVEIAHNRTNNLNLLNRLYFWCWNTSEISDMIRWMGHYNKYGRRLTFSGFDMQYYQGSIRELKDGFGYQEIIHKEIDALSHILAKIHELFFKTGQITIPSEQAGEISEHLKNIKVAIDKKYTGLNNDRKEWLLRNVRILEQFLDQSISTRDKYMAENLMWILGQNKDSKVISWAHNGHIKKKHNAMGQYLSSILQDKYIAMGFAFYEGEYTAGGEKGVTTYPAETAGLGSYEYFLNSINEPFFILDLKRIKEDRPPELNWLLSDLEFRTVGAVKIDREFRNFNIANNFDYLIFIKKSTNSHLLN